In a genomic window of Alcanivorax sp.:
- the gap gene encoding type I glyceraldehyde-3-phosphate dehydrogenase, translated as MPNSKKIRIAINGFGRIGRCIVRAISEHPAGDRFELVAINDLADFDVLAHLLAFDSTHGRWPHSVHYDGSHLEINGHRIPCFAESRLEDLPWKSLKPDLVIECAGKYKSHDALSAHLDAGAPRVLASYPVDDADATVVYGVNHSVLSREQRIVSNASCTTNCLAPMVAVLDQAFTVRQGLMTTIHSYTNDQNLVDKAHGDLLRARAAAVNMIPTSTGAAKAVGLVLPHLQGRLDGLAVRVPTLNVSLVDLTVTLEQVESLEQVHEALSNAAHGDLLGVLAVNHLPLVSSDFNHLPYSCVVDTNHSRLLGQQLKLLAWYDNEWGFSHRMLDVAAYWMDA; from the coding sequence ATGCCAAACAGCAAGAAAATTCGCATTGCCATCAACGGCTTTGGCCGCATCGGCCGCTGTATTGTCCGGGCAATCAGTGAACACCCCGCCGGTGACCGTTTCGAACTGGTCGCCATTAATGATCTGGCAGACTTCGACGTACTTGCCCATTTACTGGCGTTCGACAGTACCCATGGCCGCTGGCCCCACTCCGTGCATTACGATGGCTCCCATCTGGAAATCAACGGCCACCGGATTCCCTGTTTCGCCGAAAGCCGGCTGGAAGACCTGCCCTGGAAATCCCTGAAACCGGATCTGGTGATCGAATGCGCCGGCAAGTACAAAAGCCACGACGCCCTCAGCGCCCACCTTGACGCTGGCGCCCCGCGGGTACTCGCCAGTTATCCGGTGGACGACGCCGATGCCACCGTGGTCTATGGCGTCAACCATTCGGTACTGAGCCGCGAACAACGAATTGTCTCCAACGCCTCCTGCACCACCAACTGTTTGGCGCCCATGGTGGCCGTGCTCGATCAGGCCTTTACGGTGCGCCAGGGCCTGATGACCACCATCCACAGCTATACCAACGACCAGAATCTGGTGGACAAGGCCCACGGGGATTTACTGCGCGCCCGGGCGGCAGCGGTGAACATGATCCCCACCAGCACCGGTGCCGCGAAAGCCGTGGGACTGGTACTGCCCCATCTACAGGGGCGACTGGATGGCCTGGCGGTGCGGGTGCCCACGCTGAATGTGTCACTGGTGGATCTCACCGTCACCCTTGAGCAGGTGGAATCCCTCGAGCAGGTCCATGAGGCACTGAGCAATGCTGCCCATGGCGATCTGCTGGGAGTACTGGCTGTGAATCACCTGCCGCTGGTGTCCAGCGACTTCAACCACCTGCCCTACTCCTGCGTGGTAGATACCAACCACAGTCGATTACTGGGCCAGCAGCTGAAACTGCTGGCCTGGTACGACAACGAATGGGGATTCAGCCACCGCATGCTGGATGTGGCGGCGTATTGGATGGATGCCTGA
- a CDS encoding Hsp20 family protein, which yields MNTGFSLAPLFRHSVGFDRFDELMDAALRADQSNGYPPYDIIRESDGRYRIVMAVAGFGRDDLEITVQENELRIRGSLPPQNDGERTWLHQGIARRAFERTFKLADHVEVDGAGLNDGLLTVTLNRVVPEEKKPRVIPVDGEQSPTNRN from the coding sequence ATGAATACCGGATTTTCCCTTGCCCCCCTGTTTCGCCATTCAGTGGGCTTTGATCGCTTTGATGAACTCATGGATGCCGCCTTGCGTGCGGATCAGTCCAATGGTTATCCACCTTACGACATCATCCGCGAAAGTGATGGTCGCTACCGTATCGTGATGGCTGTGGCCGGTTTCGGCCGCGATGATCTGGAGATCACGGTGCAGGAAAACGAGCTGCGCATTCGTGGCAGTCTGCCGCCGCAGAATGATGGTGAGCGGACCTGGTTGCATCAGGGCATCGCCCGGCGTGCCTTCGAGCGCACCTTCAAGCTGGCTGACCACGTGGAAGTGGATGGCGCCGGTCTTAACGATGGCCTGCTTACGGTGACCCTGAACCGTGTGGTTCCCGAAGAAAAGAAACCCCGGGTAATCCCCGTGGACGGCGAACAATCACCAACAAATCGTAATTAA